In the Campylobacter sp. RM6914 genome, one interval contains:
- a CDS encoding helix-turn-helix domain-containing protein, with the protein MSKLSYKKLFKRLIDIEMKNTELMDKAKVSRSTFYKIKNGENVTTDVLLRICDVLGCDISEIVECVNDSSEVI; encoded by the coding sequence ATGTCGAAACTTAGCTATAAAAAATTATTCAAAAGATTGATAGATATAGAAATGAAGAATACAGAGCTTATGGATAAAGCTAAAGTGAGTAGAAGTACATTTTACAAGATAAAAAATGGTGAAAATGTCACTACAGATGTGTTGTTGAGGATATGTGATGTATTGGGATGTGATATTTCTGAGATTGTAGAATGTGTTAATGATTCTTCGGAGGTAATATAG